A DNA window from Hydrogenophaga taeniospiralis contains the following coding sequences:
- a CDS encoding ABC transporter permease, with the protein MAGPQGAPPSRGVARSAAGGAHFAVPRLSGRWWPVFLRNLLVWKKLAIPSLVGNIAEPLMWLVAFGYGMGALVGQVTISTPRGDTAVPYILFLASGSICMSAMNAASFEALYSAFSRMHVQKTWDGIMNAPVSLDDVVLAEMLWAGFKALFSVTAIMVVMLGLGISHSPKLLLAWPVLLGVGITFSCIALVFNALAQGYDFFTYYFTLFLTPMMFLSGVFFPREQLPGVVRAISDWLPLTNAVELVRPLFMDQWPEQAWLHAAVLLVYTVAAFWLALALTRKRFAK; encoded by the coding sequence TTGGCCGGGCCGCAGGGTGCGCCCCCCTCCAGGGGGGTCGCGCGCAGCGCGGCGGGGGGTGCTCACTTTGCCGTCCCCAGGCTTTCGGGCCGCTGGTGGCCGGTGTTTCTGCGCAACCTGCTGGTCTGGAAGAAGCTCGCGATTCCGAGCCTGGTGGGCAACATCGCCGAGCCGCTGATGTGGCTGGTGGCGTTCGGCTACGGCATGGGCGCGCTGGTGGGCCAGGTGACCATCAGCACGCCGCGGGGCGACACGGCGGTGCCCTACATCCTGTTCCTGGCCAGCGGCAGCATCTGCATGAGCGCGATGAACGCGGCCAGCTTCGAGGCGCTGTATTCGGCGTTCTCGCGCATGCACGTGCAAAAGACCTGGGACGGCATCATGAACGCGCCGGTGAGCCTGGACGACGTGGTGCTGGCCGAGATGTTGTGGGCCGGTTTCAAGGCGCTGTTTTCGGTCACGGCCATCATGGTCGTCATGCTGGGCCTGGGCATCAGCCATTCGCCGAAACTGCTGCTGGCCTGGCCGGTGCTGCTGGGTGTGGGCATCACGTTTTCGTGCATCGCCCTGGTGTTCAACGCCCTGGCCCAAGGCTACGACTTCTTCACCTACTACTTCACCCTGTTCCTGACCCCGATGATGTTTCTCTCCGGGGTGTTCTTCCCGAGGGAGCAACTGCCCGGGGTGGTGCGCGCCATTTCCGACTGGCTGCCGCTGACCAACGCGGTGGAGCTGGTGCGCCCCCTGTTCATGGACCAATGGCCCGAACAAGCCTGGCTGCACGCCGCCGTGCTGCTGGTCTACACCGTGGCCGCCTTCTGGCTGGCGCTGGCGCTCACGCGAAAACGGTTCGCGAAATAG
- a CDS encoding ATP-binding cassette domain-containing protein, which produces MNTPLFECQHLAKRYGENTVVDDLSFRIAPGECLGVIGPNGAGKTTTIRMCLGLTAPDAGSITAFGLDMPRDALAIKAQLGVVSQIDTLDPDFNCAENLLVYGRYFGMSAAQIRPRIPQLLEFAALSHKADAKPGELSGGMKRRLSLARALVNDPQLLMLDEPTTGLDPQARHLMWERLQQLLQQGKSILLTTHFMDEAERLCSRLLVLDHGRKIAEGRPRELIAQHLEPDVVEVYGNGALALAQAEEHAALRALAARVEVSGETVFFYTAQALPLLAALGQHHQLRTLHRPANLEDLFLKLTGRQIREDG; this is translated from the coding sequence GTGAACACACCCCTCTTCGAATGCCAGCACCTCGCCAAGCGCTATGGCGAGAACACCGTGGTGGACGACCTGTCGTTCCGCATCGCGCCGGGCGAATGCCTGGGCGTGATCGGACCCAACGGCGCGGGCAAGACCACCACCATCCGCATGTGCCTGGGCCTGACCGCCCCGGATGCGGGCAGCATCACCGCCTTCGGCCTGGACATGCCGCGCGACGCCCTGGCCATCAAGGCGCAGCTGGGCGTGGTGAGCCAGATCGACACGCTGGACCCGGACTTCAATTGCGCCGAGAACCTGCTCGTCTATGGCCGCTACTTCGGCATGAGCGCCGCGCAGATCCGCCCCCGCATTCCGCAGCTGCTGGAGTTCGCTGCCCTCTCGCACAAGGCCGACGCCAAACCCGGTGAACTCTCGGGCGGCATGAAGCGGCGCCTGTCGCTGGCGCGCGCCCTGGTGAACGACCCGCAGTTGCTGATGCTCGACGAACCCACCACCGGGCTGGACCCCCAGGCGCGCCACCTGATGTGGGAGCGCCTGCAGCAGCTGCTGCAACAGGGCAAGAGCATCCTGCTGACCACGCACTTCATGGACGAGGCCGAGCGCCTGTGCTCGCGCCTGCTGGTGCTGGACCACGGCCGCAAGATCGCCGAGGGCCGCCCGCGCGAACTGATCGCGCAGCACCTGGAGCCCGACGTGGTGGAGGTCTACGGCAACGGCGCGCTGGCGCTGGCCCAGGCCGAGGAGCACGCTGCCTTGCGGGCGCTGGCCGCGCGCGTGGAAGTGAGCGGCGAGACGGTGTTTTTCTACACCGCGCAGGCCCTGCCGCTGCTGGCCGCGCTGGGCCAACACCACCAGCTGCGCACCTTGCACCGGCCGGCGAATCTGGAAGATCTGTTCTTGAAGCTGACGGGGCGCCAGATCCGAGAAGATGGATGA
- the asd gene encoding archaetidylserine decarboxylase (Phosphatidylserine decarboxylase is synthesized as a single chain precursor. Generation of the pyruvoyl active site from a Ser is coupled to cleavage of a Gly-Ser bond between the larger (beta) and smaller (alpha chains). It is an integral membrane protein.): protein MSLSPAVVLQYLLPKRAITEFAGWCAGSRATWWTHNVIPWFIRRYGVNMDEAANPDPRSYETFNAFFTRALRPGARPLARSAFVCPVDGAISQHGAIERDQIFQAKGHHYSTRALVGGDVALAAQFDDGAFATIYLSPKDYHRIHMPSAARLRRMIHVPGELFSVNPTTARGVPGLFARNERVVCVFDVPHGDSGETRPFVQVLVGATIVGSMATAWHGVVNPPRPGQVREWRYDDQPVVLRQGEEMGRFLLGSTVVLLWPKDTIHFNPQWLAGQGVRMGEAMGEAV, encoded by the coding sequence GTGTCCTTATCCCCAGCCGTTGTTCTGCAATACCTGTTGCCCAAGCGGGCGATCACCGAGTTCGCCGGCTGGTGCGCCGGTTCCCGCGCCACCTGGTGGACCCACAACGTGATCCCCTGGTTCATCCGCCGCTACGGGGTCAACATGGACGAGGCCGCCAACCCCGATCCGCGCAGCTACGAGACCTTCAACGCCTTCTTTACCCGCGCGCTCAGGCCCGGCGCGCGGCCGCTGGCGCGCTCGGCCTTCGTCTGCCCGGTGGACGGCGCGATCAGCCAGCACGGCGCCATCGAACGCGACCAGATCTTCCAGGCCAAGGGCCACCACTACAGCACGCGCGCCCTGGTGGGCGGCGACGTCGCACTGGCCGCGCAGTTCGACGACGGCGCTTTCGCGACCATCTACCTCAGCCCCAAGGACTACCACCGCATCCACATGCCCAGCGCCGCGCGCCTGCGCCGCATGATCCACGTGCCGGGCGAGCTGTTCTCGGTCAACCCGACCACGGCGCGCGGTGTGCCCGGTCTGTTCGCGCGCAACGAGCGCGTGGTCTGCGTGTTCGACGTGCCGCACGGCGACAGCGGTGAGACGCGCCCCTTCGTGCAGGTGCTGGTGGGTGCCACCATCGTCGGCAGCATGGCCACCGCGTGGCACGGCGTGGTGAACCCGCCGCGCCCGGGCCAGGTGCGCGAGTGGCGCTACGACGACCAGCCGGTCGTGCTGCGCCAGGGCGAAGAAATGGGCCGCTTTCTGCTCGGCTCCACCGTGGTGCTGCTCTGGCCCAAGGACACCATTCACTTCAACCCGCAGTGGCTGGCCGGGCAGGGCGTTCGCATGGGCGAGGCCATGGGCGAAGCCGTGTGA
- the purT gene encoding formate-dependent phosphoribosylglycinamide formyltransferase, translating into MTTLGTPLSPSATKVMLLGSGELGKEVLIALQRLGVETIAVDRYDNAPGQQVAHHARTITMSDPAQLKALIEAERPHLVVPEIEAIATPMLEQLEAAGVVRVIPTARAARLTMDREGIRRLAAETLGLPTSPYQFCDSLDELQAAIDAGIGYPCIVKPVMSSSGKGQSKIDGPADVQKAWDYAMAGGRVGPGRVIVEGFIAFDYEITQLTVRALNAQGQVQTHFCDPIGHVQVSGDYVESWQPHPMTPAALAESRRIAKTVTDNLGGQGLFGVELFVKGDQVWFSEVSPRPHDTGMVTMITQWQNEFELHARAILGLPVDTTLKSPGASAVIYGGVEAQGIVFDGVDEALRVPHSEIRLFGKPESFVKRRMGVALVFDADVEVARTQAKLAASRVKPRVA; encoded by the coding sequence ATGACCACCCTCGGCACCCCCCTGTCTCCCTCGGCCACCAAAGTGATGCTGCTCGGCTCCGGCGAGCTCGGCAAGGAGGTGCTGATCGCGCTGCAGCGCCTGGGCGTGGAAACCATCGCGGTGGACCGTTACGACAACGCGCCGGGCCAGCAGGTGGCGCACCACGCCCGCACCATCACCATGAGCGACCCGGCGCAGCTCAAGGCGCTGATCGAGGCCGAACGCCCGCACCTGGTGGTGCCCGAGATCGAAGCCATTGCCACGCCCATGCTGGAGCAGCTGGAGGCCGCGGGTGTGGTGCGCGTGATTCCCACCGCGCGCGCCGCGCGCCTGACCATGGACCGTGAAGGCATCCGCCGCCTGGCCGCCGAGACCCTGGGCCTGCCGACCAGCCCGTATCAGTTCTGCGACTCGCTCGACGAGCTGCAGGCCGCCATCGACGCCGGTATCGGCTATCCCTGCATCGTCAAGCCGGTGATGAGCAGCTCGGGCAAGGGCCAGAGCAAGATCGACGGTCCGGCCGATGTGCAGAAGGCCTGGGACTACGCGATGGCCGGTGGCCGGGTTGGCCCGGGCCGCGTGATCGTGGAAGGCTTCATCGCCTTCGACTACGAGATCACCCAGCTCACCGTGCGCGCGCTGAATGCCCAGGGCCAGGTGCAGACCCATTTCTGCGACCCGATCGGCCATGTGCAGGTGAGCGGCGACTACGTGGAGAGCTGGCAGCCGCACCCGATGACGCCCGCCGCGCTGGCCGAGTCGCGCCGCATCGCGAAGACCGTGACCGACAACCTCGGTGGCCAGGGCCTGTTCGGCGTGGAACTGTTCGTCAAGGGCGACCAGGTCTGGTTCAGCGAAGTCAGCCCGCGCCCGCACGACACCGGCATGGTGACCATGATCACGCAGTGGCAGAACGAGTTCGAACTGCACGCCCGCGCCATCCTGGGCCTGCCGGTGGACACCACGCTCAAGAGCCCGGGCGCCAGCGCCGTGATCTACGGCGGCGTGGAAGCCCAGGGCATCGTGTTCGACGGCGTGGACGAGGCCCTGCGCGTGCCCCACAGCGAAATCCGCCTGTTCGGCAAACCCGAGAGCTTCGTGAAGCGCCGCATGGGCGTGGCGCTGGTGTTTGATGCCGACGTGGAAGTGGCCCGCACGCAGGCCAAGCTGGCCGCGTCCAGGGTCAAGCCCCGGGTGGCTTGA
- a CDS encoding DUF2238 domain-containing protein, which yields MPTTSPSLSARGLAVYSVALLALLALSGVRPLELDTWAMEVAPVFIALPLLWLSWRRFPLTPLVYALIFVHALVLMLGGHYTYAQVPLGFWMQELMGLARNPYDGVGHLAQGFVPAMVARELLLRHTPLRPGVWLFTLVVAVCGAISALYELIEWGAAVAIGAGAEAFLGTQGDPWDTQKDMALAFIGAMAAQWLLARWHDAQLARLALKPPGA from the coding sequence ATGCCGACCACATCCCCATCCCTGAGCGCGCGCGGCCTGGCCGTCTATTCCGTGGCCCTGCTGGCCTTGCTGGCCCTCTCGGGCGTCCGGCCGCTGGAGCTGGACACCTGGGCCATGGAGGTGGCGCCGGTGTTCATCGCCCTGCCCCTGCTCTGGCTCAGCTGGCGGCGCTTTCCCCTCACGCCGCTGGTCTACGCACTGATCTTCGTGCACGCCCTGGTCCTGATGCTGGGCGGCCACTACACCTATGCCCAGGTGCCGCTGGGCTTCTGGATGCAGGAGCTGATGGGCCTGGCGCGCAACCCCTACGACGGCGTCGGCCACCTGGCCCAGGGTTTCGTGCCCGCCATGGTGGCGCGCGAGCTGTTGCTGCGCCACACCCCGCTGCGCCCGGGCGTCTGGCTGTTCACCCTGGTGGTGGCGGTCTGTGGCGCCATCAGCGCGCTCTACGAACTCATCGAATGGGGCGCGGCCGTCGCGATCGGCGCGGGCGCCGAGGCCTTCCTGGGCACGCAGGGCGACCCCTGGGACACGCAGAAAGACATGGCGCTGGCCTTCATCGGCGCCATGGCGGCGCAGTGGCTGCTGGCGCGCTGGCACGACGCGCAGCTCGCGCGCCTGGCGCTCAAGCCACCCGGGGCTTGA
- a CDS encoding ABC transporter permease: MWLNTLLLALRSIRRNLLRSFLTILGIVIGVSAVITMVTVGNGATAAVQNQISGLGTNLLQVRPGQRMGPGGGGGGAPAFKESDGEAIAAQIGGIAAVAPEARTGSVLVANGRNWSSSVIGSTNDWLTTGNWKLADGRAFSNDELRAGGAVCLIGQTVQRELFGSTSAVGAQLRVKAMSCEVIGTLASKGQGAFGNDQDDLVLMPIQTLQRRIVGHTRVNTLLVSMSDGADATRITATITELLRERRKLAESDEDNFNVLDTKQLAETLSGTTKIMTMLLGAVAAVSLLVGGIGIMNIMLVSVTERTREIGLRLAIGALEREVLLQFLIEAVVLAALGGLLGIVLATGASLGLSALMNVPYQFNLSVNVLSFVFSAAIGVLFGYFPARRAARLNPIDALRHE; this comes from the coding sequence ATGTGGCTTAACACCCTGCTGCTCGCGCTGCGCTCCATCCGGCGCAACCTGCTGCGCTCCTTCCTCACCATCCTCGGCATCGTGATCGGCGTGAGCGCGGTGATCACCATGGTCACGGTCGGCAACGGTGCCACGGCCGCGGTGCAGAACCAGATTTCGGGCCTGGGCACCAACCTGCTGCAGGTGCGCCCCGGCCAGCGCATGGGACCGGGCGGTGGCGGTGGTGGTGCGCCCGCCTTCAAGGAAAGCGACGGCGAGGCCATCGCCGCGCAGATCGGCGGCATCGCCGCGGTGGCGCCCGAAGCGCGCACCGGCTCCGTGCTCGTGGCCAACGGCCGCAACTGGAGCAGCAGCGTGATCGGCAGCACCAACGACTGGCTCACCACCGGCAACTGGAAACTGGCCGACGGCCGCGCGTTCAGCAACGACGAATTGCGCGCGGGCGGCGCGGTCTGCCTGATCGGTCAGACGGTGCAGCGCGAGCTCTTCGGCAGCACCAGCGCGGTGGGCGCGCAACTGCGCGTCAAGGCGATGAGCTGCGAGGTCATCGGCACGCTGGCCTCCAAGGGCCAGGGCGCTTTCGGCAACGACCAGGACGACCTGGTGCTCATGCCGATCCAGACCCTGCAACGCCGCATCGTCGGCCACACCCGGGTGAACACCTTGCTGGTGTCCATGAGCGACGGCGCGGACGCCACCCGCATCACCGCGACCATCACCGAGCTGCTGCGCGAGCGGCGCAAGCTGGCCGAGAGCGACGAAGACAACTTCAACGTGCTCGACACCAAACAGCTGGCCGAAACGCTCTCGGGCACCACCAAGATCATGACCATGCTGCTCGGCGCGGTGGCCGCGGTGAGCCTGCTGGTGGGCGGCATCGGCATCATGAACATCATGCTGGTGAGCGTGACCGAGCGCACCCGCGAGATCGGCCTGCGCCTGGCCATCGGCGCGCTGGAGCGCGAGGTGCTGCTGCAGTTCCTGATCGAGGCCGTGGTGCTGGCCGCCCTCGGCGGACTCCTCGGCATCGTGCTGGCCACCGGCGCCTCGCTCGGCCTGTCGGCGCTGATGAACGTGCCCTACCAGTTCAACCTGAGCGTGAACGTGCTGAGCTTCGTGTTTTCAGCGGCGATCGGCGTGTTGTTCGGCTACTTCCCGGCGCGGCGCGCGGCGCGGCTGAACCCGATCGACGCGCTGCGGCACGAGTGA
- a CDS encoding ABC transporter ATP-binding protein: MSETPLIRLRGITKTYGEGNTAFQALKGVDLDIHQGEFVAIMGPSGSGKSTAMNTLGCLDVPTTGDYLFRGVHVEALARDERARLRRRYFGFVFQGFHLLARTSAQENVELPLIYRGEPAASRHSLARRALEKVGLKGWEHHTPGELSGGQQQRVAIARAIVTEPQVLLADEPTGNLDTHRSQEIMELLWRLNAEQGITVLMVTHEPDMAAYAKRIVHFVDGVVESDERNPHPVALQAGAAHATVSDAEVSGISGEEAPHVA, encoded by the coding sequence GTGAGCGAGACACCGCTCATCCGCCTGCGCGGCATCACCAAGACCTACGGCGAAGGCAACACCGCCTTCCAGGCCTTGAAGGGCGTGGACCTGGACATCCACCAGGGTGAATTCGTCGCCATCATGGGGCCCAGCGGCTCGGGCAAGTCCACGGCGATGAACACACTGGGCTGCCTGGACGTGCCCACCACCGGCGACTACCTGTTTCGCGGCGTGCACGTGGAGGCGCTTGCGCGCGACGAGCGTGCGCGCCTGCGGCGGCGCTATTTCGGCTTCGTGTTCCAGGGCTTCCACCTGCTGGCGCGCACCTCGGCGCAGGAGAACGTGGAGCTGCCCCTGATCTACCGCGGCGAGCCCGCGGCTTCGCGGCACAGCCTGGCCCGGCGCGCGCTGGAAAAAGTCGGCCTCAAGGGTTGGGAGCACCACACGCCGGGCGAACTCTCGGGCGGGCAACAACAGCGCGTGGCGATCGCGCGCGCCATCGTCACCGAGCCGCAGGTGCTGCTGGCCGACGAACCCACCGGCAACCTCGACACCCACCGCAGCCAGGAGATCATGGAACTGCTCTGGCGCCTGAACGCCGAACAGGGCATCACCGTGCTGATGGTCACGCACGAGCCCGACATGGCGGCGTATGCGAAACGCATCGTGCACTTCGTGGACGGCGTGGTCGAGAGCGATGAGCGCAACCCGCACCCGGTGGCGCTGCAGGCGGGCGCCGCGCACGCGACCGTGAGCGACGCGGAAGTCTCGGGCATCTCCGGCGAGGAGGCCCCCCATGTGGCTTAA